Genomic window (Argopecten irradians isolate NY chromosome 13, Ai_NY, whole genome shotgun sequence):
taatacgtcattattttgtgagcacaattcacgtcgttttccccgaaacgtatgacgttacgctcgcaaacacatgacgtcacaatcaatacctacccgcaagtgcagataactctgtaatatgcaaattcggaattcTTGCAAAAAGGAAGggttatataatattttcaattgttagtTATATCTGACTAAACGCAAAGCTATGTTTATCATATAAGGTGGCAGTGTGAAACGGCACTGTTTTGATTTCGGAATAATACAAATACGGGAAGTACATGGATTTGCAAAGTACATAATTGTGAAATGCATGTAACTGAGACAATCAACATTGTAAAGTAAGTGTtatgtcatcattatcattgaaTGCATACATACTTTGCAAGCTTATTGGATATAATAAATCCTTTGATTTCTAAGATTATTTAAAGTATATAACTGAGGATATTGAATATGCGATCCATAACATGTTGACCCTTCGAAGTAAGAATCCAAATAGATGTGATATGTGTACTGTGGTTATAAGGTCAAGCGGAGTATTTTAGACAGTAAATAGGAATGTATTTTTGGTATGATAAGGGTTGAACCTTTAAGGAATTAAAATGGATTTGATTGTCAGAACATCGTTATTTGAAAACAAGTATGGTATATAGGTTAAAATTAACACTATCTTGATCAATCGAACCCCTATTGGTAAATACCTTTTATTCCTCCATCATGGTATTTAGAATGTGTACTATATGTAAAATGTGCTTGAATGTCGAAAACATGCTATATGTCTGCAGTGGATCTTCAAAACTGATCTTAACAGTATGTGTTTTAAAGACAATTTGGaacatatgaatatattttcgTTTGCCAATTGCTAATGATTCGATAATATGATCGAGATATCTGGACTTGCAGTTAATGTATAATGGAGTggaatatactttatataatttAGTATTTGACTTCTgtatgtgacattacattaatCGGATGtaattaatactttatatgTTAATGTTTTTGATTAGCATAAACCATAGAGCTGATTATGTACATATAGATGCGTTTTTAAATGGTAAAagtaaattaaaagtaaatgaAACATTGTGTTCGTCTTTTATGAACAATTTTGTCCCACTTTAGTTCCTAATAAAAAAGACAAAACTCTTGTTGACAAATGCTTCAGATGTTAAACTATTAAATCTTGTGTCATGCACTTTGAGAATATAGTCACATTAAACTTTTTCTTATAACTATGAACGTTATATCTAGGCTTCCGAAAAGAAATTAATAGATTCGATCCATTTTGAAGTATGTAATTGCAGAGAAAGTCATTTATAGATGCATGGTAtctgaaacaaaaaaacaagGCTTTGTCGACCATAAATGGGAATGAATATAGAAGGACAAGTCTAGTCACCGATGCATATATACTATTCTGGTAATTGATTGATGAAGAAAAAAGAATATCTGATGGTGTATTTTGCTAAAGAATGAATGTTTCCGTATGGCTAATTTATTCCAATATAAATGACTTGGAAAAATTGTCgtatcaaatttgaaaattgaataaaaaccAAATCCCGGTGTGCTATTGTGAATCAAAGATATTTATTCGACATGATGTGAAATTTTACCGCAACTGCACTATATGTTGTCCAAACATACGCTAAACTGAAGCAATATTGTCCAAAATgcttatgcattccctccattcaacctggtggaTAGGGTTCTAATAGAAGTTTCGGGAGCATCATTTTtccctccttctgatagcgcccctgtgGCAAAGACATTCCAGGTTTCCGGTCTTGTCGTTTCTGTTGGCGGATATTTATCTGGTTTTCTCACTCAGAACCAATCTCCTGCGCCACCTCGGTTCCGAACGATTCATTCACGAGCGTGGAAGCTATAtcaggaggcctcgctcagTCAGGCTTTTCTTAAGACGTGTCAGCTCGCATCccccgatcaattaggtcttcctcACCTGCCGTCTAACAGTCTTGGACGATTgtctgtgattggtgtatcgaCATGAATATTGATCAGATCAAGGCCTCTGTCCAGCTGGTTGCGGATAGAATAATAGAATTATTCTATGGgacgcgttagcgccccatattgaatatattcttagaggaattgctccatacaagcatggttaacataaaagcgtaatacaatccctatatttacactcacacgactttttattcatattttatgcaataaaatcgtcatttgaaagtgatgcaattatttaataaaagtcggtcaaaagtgggaggagcttactcaattgaacagcgaatgatgactcttcacgtaaggtagaattattcattagcgacgacaaaaaaagttcaatattttagtgtaaaataaacatgacaaacaaagcaaatttcagagataattttatttaatcagatcagaactttaaatatattttcaattttgctaaaagtaatatatagcgtaataacataaagtatttgtacacggccacatgtgtgaactcggtgaccgttgttgtgcagcgaggcgaagctcacgcacgcttacacactggagtttgccgaagttgtcaaaacactaatgttcaagtagctcaatatgtgagattgtcgtctgacttgacgatattacatccttgggagccatgtgattatataatctacgcttttcaagatccatcgccatcgatagatggaacaacttcacttgtgatctatggatacaatgtatttgtggtgacgcgtaactgtcaacacgtggattactagcggtgcatgttttataatacacatggttaaattctcaaagaacaaagacaagaggatatgtttataactgacctctgtcagagggtctcacgcccgtccacccaaaagactcgatcgtaggacgaacacagacacaaaggtaatgtttacatttggcatccatcatttttaacgaaaatgaaagcactgcacgtcgccaTGTCGGGATATTTTATCCCCGTTTAATTaaacaattgttaatttaaaaaaatatttgtatcgtatgtaaatataaaacatatatatattgtttacattttcccaaaattctatgaaaaacaataatatacacgtaatgttgtgtcaaaatgtaaacaaagccatgtgtttcttttaaaaaaagtagcccctttacgttgcatagaacattttcatacgcaagttcaaagttcagtgttaccatgcagttatggtaaacaaaatcggctagtatttgcatataatgaacaagcctagcaagtgtaaatatgtTCTTATGGAAGAGCAGCGTTAGGGTCTTACACCTCTTTATCTGCCTTTATTAGGGggttcagtctggacaggcctagggtacggcATTTAGTTCCATAGTTGAATCTAACACTTGTGTTACAAGAAAAATCTcagaaaaattgtaaaaaaatacataaaatatatagggaaaaataaaaatcacaaagaCTTTTGGCACACGACTGTACATAATCTTAGCtcaaacattcaaattattccgagatgataattgtgattcaatgtccgttttgttttgcttctattCAAACCGTAGGTCAAATTTGATTCCGCTATGATTTCTCAACATTTCAACATTTTGTACCACTAGgcataataataaatttatacacatgtattgttgaaattccgagatgttaaccacttacaggtagtctaaaaatgtacataacaACTGTACGTATATATAAAAGGCATTATCCCCTGACTCTTTACAAGCCTCTCacttacaagataaacatgacGACGTGTTCGGTAACAGATTCCGATCGATACTAACGTCGTTTGATTACGTCAGCggagatggcgtgatcggaaactagTCCCGCCCAATTGTTACGTCGCCTGGCAActgatggcgtgatcggaaacaagTCCCGCACACCTCGAAACGGAAATAGCCGGGTGTGTGCTAGCTTCCAGGGGTGTGTTAGTTTGAAAGACTAACACACAGCTGAGCGAGGGTTTTGGAAACAAGTAGGGAGTAAGTCAATTTAATCAAGTTACTTTTATATAGAgtaaataaagtagaggtatatataatatatattccaAACCCTTTGATATGTTGTGTGTTTAATAATCATGAATTGATGACTTTCATCAAAAACCATTACCACAGTTCGTGCGCATCATTCATAAATCTGTTCTTGTTGTGATGTTGTACGAGATACTCCACACTATACTTTATCACTGGAACACCTTTCTCAGACTTAAAAATCCTCATTCCCGGGTATGTAAAAGGGTCCTTAAGTATGTCTTCATTTACATGTTCATCACTTAAAGGTTTATGTTTGCTCttatatacaaggtcaggtagaTTAAAACGAGCTTTTTCACTTACAACTCTAGCGTCAACTAAAGGAGCAGTCAGTCCATTTCCACCATCAACAGTGCCAGTTTTTCTCTCTTACAACTCTAGCGTCAACTAAAGGAGCAGTCAGTTCATTTCCATCATCAACAGTGTCAGTTTTCTCACTTACAACTGAACTGATGAGAGTGGGCATTTTAGATCCAGATTCTGGATTCACACTTCTGGCCTTCTTTTCACGAAATATTGCTAGTAAACATGCCTCGTGCGGCTGTTGAATACGTTGACTAGTAATGTCAGTTTGAGTTAATCCAGGTAAGGACCGAAGGTCTCCTTCATCTTCGGCAGATGGTTTAAGATGTTGTCTAATAGCGGATGGATAATTCAAGTTTGTTTTCTGATGAACTATTGAAAAAGTTGATAGGAAAGGAATTTCTTCACAGACAGTAGGCGTCTCAGTGCGTGTTCCGAAATGTTCCTTTTGTTTAGATGAAAGTCTTATTTGTTTGTCACAAATATCAGATTGGTACGATTTTTCTCTTTTATGTATTCTGAGGTGATAGTTTCGGTCATATGACCTAgcaaaccccttaccacagataTCACATTTGTATGGTTTCTCTCCAGTATGTGTCCTGTGGTGTCTTTTACGTCCAATTGAAttactaaaccccttaccacagacatcacatttatacgacttctctcctgtatgtgtcttTAGATggacttttaaattttgtggtTGCCTGAACGCTTTTTCACATACATtacatttgtaaggtttttcTCCTGTATGCAATCTGACATGTGTCTTCAAATGAAAAGCACTACTAAATCCATTACCACAAATATCACATCTAtaaggtttatctcctgtatgtatctTGAAGTGTTTGTTTAATgcatttttctctctatattcCTTTCCGCAAATTTCGCATTTATGCGACTTTATTGCATTATGCGTTCTCACATGTACCCGTAGGTCTCCAGAGCGGGTACATCCCTTACCACATATATCACATTTGTATGGTTTCTCACCTGTATGTGTTCTGTGGTGAAATTTGAGTGATTGGGGCTTACTAAACctcttaccacagacatcacatttgtatggTTTTTCTTCTGTATGTATCGTCATGTGTAAATTAAGGTTCGTTTTAACACTAAACCCTTTAccacaaatatcacatttataaGGTTTTTCTCCTGTATGTTTCCTCTGGTGTCTCTGTAGGTACTGAGTCTGAGCAAAATCTTCACCACAAATATCACACTtataaggtttctctcctgtatgtgttcTGTGATGTTTATTTAGGTTGCCTATTTCAACAAACCCCCtaccacacacatcacatttgtaaggcttctctcctgtatgtatcctgagGTGCTTGTTAAGGTTACCTGTTTGAATAAATcctttaccacagacatcacatttgtacgGCTTCCCATCTTTATGTGTCCTGAGATGTATCTTTCGATCGATTGCCTTACTAAACTCCTTACCACAGATATGACATCTGTAAGGTTTATCTCCGGTGTGTGCCGTTTCGCGCTCATCCTTTTTATCGTTCTCTTGCATTATCATAACAAATCACTATTCACAAATTGTACCGCTCTGGTCATGAATTAATCTGTTTCGGATGCCAATATTTTCGGGTCCTTCGGAATTCCTATCGTTTCAATGTAAGTGATACGCTGGCTTCATTTGTCATTTCtgtaaaaacaaattgaaatatttagatattgCCTCGGCCATTTTCTATTTAATAGCAAGGGGTAACAACCAggatataccgcagcctcccaaaacatgtaTCCACATACAACATGTATCCACATACAACATGTACGCGGTGCGTCTTATACATGACATACAGGGGATATTATATAAAAGTTAACCATATTAAATATATCATGAAAATACAATGTACGTGGTAAACTAAAGCCTGTGCCTGTCAGATCGTATACAGGCCCGGTCATGCGTGCGCTAATATAGAtagcatatacattgtacaaggatactatcaacatgtagtaGCGTACATAAATTTCATAACGTACTGTATATACTGGTCTGTGCGTATAGAGCAAAGCGGATTTTTAAATTATGAACATGCACAAAATTGTGTTACGCTAGTCAAGGTTTTATTAAAGCGTAGCTTAACGTATAGTTACGTAGAAAAAGGTACCTTTGCATAGCTTATAGCGTATTGATTGATGTTTCGTAAATATAACGTTCTCGTATCACTTCCTGTATTAAATGTAAgctacatgtacactgtacatttgCACTATGCTACATTATTCTACGAAAAGGTACGTtgaggtacatatatacattatttggCAAGGTTATTATACTTATGACACCAAAATATAGGTTGTGATATGCTATGTTATACGCTGCTTTTAAGATACAatctacattgtacatgtatatacagtaccaAAACGTCCAGATGTATTTCGACCCAtcctttttttaaaagatactccaccgcttACAAATACTATTTTTGCTCTATCAAAATCATGCACAGatgatttagttttttttttcagttacaaaaataacgtactttacaccatcaccacaaatgaaaagtttgagcttctaatttaacttaaggaaaaaaatatcaaaaataatcgattgcatcccgaaaaaaatccgtgccactatgtcctatatggtatgaagtactgattgcgcatgcaccaaaaacattttttttcatatgatgttttgtgttaattagacacgtatagatatttatatatacgattaaacatcaaatattgtTAAAAGGATGAGTATAGctcatgctctgtcggcagtggagcatctttaatacatgtacgctatatacatgtgtatatgatcGAAGGCTACGTATGcacaaatgtaaataattttataatttaaaactaattttgactacacatcattttgatatgcCCTTCTTTCACAACGGATATGACGTCGTTGTGATGTATTTCGATTAAAAGGACGAAATCCAAAGATGCAGAATAATTTTCCAGAtacaaatttatgaaaatatatataacttcCTAGAAGTCGGTAGGCGATTCCCGGAGTATCCGAAAATCGACCCGTGCCGTCCGAGCTCTAGACCCTCACTAACTGTCGTTTTAGCACACCAAATTATATGGTATACGGTGAATTGGTCAGGTTCCctttagaaattgaaataaaaaacaaaaatgattatgTTCTGGCATAAACTCGTAACGGGGGAAACGAAATTAtctactacaatgtataaattattgTATAAGTTGCATCAGGACTTAGTATTCAGTTCTAGGTGGTTATTATATATTAGAGATATATTGAATAATACTGGGTTTAATGATATTTGGTCACTTCAACTATCTTGTACAGTTAATAGAAATTatcttaaaacaattattaaacaAAGACTACAAgatcaatttattaaaaaatggtATCATGAAATTGACAGTTCCTCGCGAGGACAAATGTATTCTTTTTTTAAGTCTCAATTCAATTTTGAACCATACCTTTTGAAACTGAATCATAACCAACGTAAATATCtgtgtaaatttagaacttCTAATTTAAAATTCCCTATAGAGACAGGCAGATGGAACAACATCCCTCGCGAGGAAAGGTTGTGTCCTCTCTGTACAAATTGTGTTGAAGATGAGTACCattatctatatgtatgtaatcatGAATCTGTTGTAGCATTACGAGAAATTTATATGCAAAGATACTACTTTACTaatcataattatcataaaatgaaaGGAATGTTTACTATATGCAATACAGCTCTATTAAGTAAAGTAAGTAGTTTTATTCAGAGAGAGTAATTAAGCTTCTTTAAACTATTTAAGGAAACATAGAATTGTTAGtttcaatgtatttaaatttgCCTTTTGATGACTGTGTCCATCTATTATTTccttctttattttcatttttataattattatttttgttccttttgacctcttgttgcatatgtacatatgtcatgagtgaataaaaaatcttgaaatcttgaaaTCTAACTAACAACACATATACCATTTGtatgattatataacaataacaaaacacGAAAGATTAACAGATGACATTTTGAACTCAAGTGTCAGTCGTACGTCGCGCGTCCTGCAGGTAAAATAATGGTTCATTGTCCTGGGGATAAGCGTCACACCTGGTTGGACTGGTCTCCTTAATACTACTCAGTTAACACCACactttaaatacatgtagatataatttCTACTCAGAATtaagtcaacaacaacaaataaaagaattacgaataacaatatcaaaagtaaatgaATTGATCATCGAATTTCAGTACAATATTATTACACGatattaaaaaatgatttaGCAAAATTTGGTAATCAAAAGTCTcgaataaatataataaattgaatGTACACAAATGTTCAAATAAGCACTTTTCCTTATGAAACTTCTATATATGAACTAAATAAGCCTTCGGCGATTGCAAATAATTATAGCGACTGACCGAAGGGATCATTCAGATAATACGCATAGATATTGTCGCtttagtttatctgtatattttatatgtgttcattaaatattgtttatgtatttgtatacgTCCGTGACCGTCCTTAACACGTTATTTTCTTTGTTCTTCTTGTGTCTTGACGAAGggacagatcgcctcgaaaattcgacaatcttttgtccacactgttagaattacaaatgtacttctttgccctatatgATCGaaggctaattatatataatacaccgTCAGTATCGACGGACTAAAGTACTGACGGACAATATAAAACCTTTCACTTCGTCATATCTTAATCTATCTGATAGCGTACATGTTCAGATGGTCAGGAGCGGAACCAACAAACCATTGTTTTATGCTGTACATTATAGaccttatatatttacaatgtgtGTTCCAACTGCAATGTTTGAAAAGTTGTGGATATGGCAAAATGTATAagtatacaattgtattataaatacgCAATATATTATGACCAAGAAgtatcattatatttatagattCTGTTATCGTAAGGTACATTGCACTCACCTAAAAACGTACAGCCAAACTATGCATGCAAAGTCGGTTTTTGGTACAGTGTactatgtacgtacatgtagcTTCGAAACCCAATTATAGCTTTTAAGAAGTTGTTGGACAGATtacagtacaatgtattatcAAACATACAATTGTACCCGACATGCATGGTGACCATAGCGATATCGCCTGATATACAAATCGTCTGGTCATAATTAATCTGTTAGGTAAACAAGTGACCCGGAGGGTTTGACACCtgtattaaataaacatttactgGCGacatatatacctgtacatgtacaggtacCTGTTTGATTACGTCACAGTACTCACTGAATGACTGAGACGATGATATCTGGATCGCTATAAGTTTGACAATTAAAAGCATCACGGGTTACATACTATAATATTTACAATCGCCACtgttcaaatatgtttatttcccAACTTAATTCCTAACTTGAATGCAGAACGTGACCCAATTCGGTGCGAATGAATACCTGAAACATTGGCAATTGgtcttcgactcggggactatacGTGTGTACCTCGCCATA
Coding sequences:
- the LOC138305741 gene encoding zinc finger protein 227-like, with the translated sequence MQENDKKDERETAHTGDKPYRCHICGKEFSKAIDRKIHLRTHKDGKPYKCDVCGKGFIQTGNLNKHLRIHTGEKPYKCDVCGRGFVEIGNLNKHHRTHTGEKPYKCDICGEDFAQTQYLQRHQRKHTGEKPYKCDICGKGFSVKTNLNLHMTIHTEEKPYKCDVCGKRFSKPQSLKFHHRTHTGEKPYKCDICGKGCTRSGDLRVHVRTHNAIKSHKCEICGKEYREKNALNKHFKIHTGDKPYRCDICGNGFSSAFHLKTHVRLHTGEKPYKCNVCEKAFRQPQNLKVHLKTHTGEKSYKCDVCGKGFSNSIGRKRHHRTHTGEKPYKCDICGKGFARSYDRNYHLRIHKREKSYQSDICDKQIRLSSKQKEHFGTRTETPTVCEEIPFLSTFSIVHQKTNLNYPSAIRQHLKPSAEDEGDLRSLPGLTQTDITSQRIQQPHEACLLAIFREKKARSVNPESGSKMPTLISSVVSEKTDTVDDGNELTAPLVDARVVREKNWHC